A region of the Burkholderia pyrrocinia genome:
TCGCGGTGCCGCAGCGGCTGTTCGACCGCGCACGCGCCGTGTCGATCGATCCGGCCCTCACGTCGCTCGTCGCGCAGGTCGCGGCGGCCGCCGCGCAGCTCGATGCAGCGGCCGGCGACGCGCACCGTTTCCAGTGGCAAGCCGCCGCGCGCCTGTGCGGCGCGCTGCTCGACGATGCCGGCATCGCCGCGCCCGCGTCGGGCCTCGATTTCGCGCGCATCGACCGCTGGCTGCGCGCACGGCTCGCCGAGCCGCTGCGCATCGCCGACCTCGCCGCGCACTGCGGCTACGGGATGCGCCGGTTTCATCAACTGTTCGTCGACGCGTTCGGCGAAACGCCGCATCGCTACCTGCAGCGGCTGCGGCTCGACGCGGCGGTCGTGCTGCTCGCCGACGGCCGCTATCCGCTCGTCGACATCGCGGGCATGGTCGGCTTCGCGGATCAAAGCACGTTCACGCATGCGTTCACGAAGCGTTTCGGCGTCGCGCCGGGACGCTGGCGCGGCGAGCGACATTGAGCGAATCCGTCCGCCCGAACACGCGTCGATCCACGTAGCGGCACGGTTCGGCAAACCGCGTCCGCGCCGGCCCGGTCGCGGCCTTCGTCGCCCCCGCTTCTTTCCCGTTCGCAGCCCGGCTGTATCGCATCGCGCGTATCGACGCTTCACGTCCCGCTGAAACATCGCCCACCCGTCGCGTCCTACGATGGGCGCATGGATACGACCACGCCCTCCCCCACCTTCCCGCCCGCGCTTGCACGCGTCGTCGCGACCGTCAGCACCGGTTTCGTCGTCACGCAGCTCGACGTGACGATCGTCAACATCGCGCTCGCGCATCTCGCTGCCGACCTTCGCCTGCCGGTCGCCGGCCTGCAGTGGGTCGTCGATGCGTACACGCTCGCGTTCGCGGTACTGATGCTGTCGGGCGGCGCGCTCGGCGACC
Encoded here:
- a CDS encoding helix-turn-helix transcriptional regulator, coding for MERIASPAIALRRYDTCEASDVHDFHQVVLGVDGAMVMAVDGIGRRIDRHAAWLIPAGARHDYAGLGDNRQLVIDLPAASLAVPQRLFDRARAVSIDPALTSLVAQVAAAAAQLDAAAGDAHRFQWQAAARLCGALLDDAGIAAPASGLDFARIDRWLRARLAEPLRIADLAAHCGYGMRRFHQLFVDAFGETPHRYLQRLRLDAAVVLLADGRYPLVDIAGMVGFADQSTFTHAFTKRFGVAPGRWRGERH